From one uncultured Paludibacter sp. genomic stretch:
- the atoB gene encoding acetyl-CoA acetyltransferase (Evidence 2a : Function from experimental evidences in other organisms; Product type c : carrier) yields MKKEIVIVSAARTPIGNFNGALSSFSAIDLGVIAATEAIRRAGIDPKEINETIVGNILSAGLGQNLARQISVKSGAPITTPAMTINILCGSGLRAVSLAAQMIQTGDSEVVLAGGTESMTNAPYLLMQGRNGYKMGHGQIIDSMIKDALTDVFNDYHMGMTAENIAEKWQISRREQDEFSVLSQNKCEAAQAQGKFKDEIIPVSIPQKKGEALIFDTDEFPRKGVKLEHLEKIKPAFKKEGTVTAGNASGINDGAAMLIIMSADKAKQLGLKPLAKIKSHATVALEPEIMGYGPVPATQKALKNAGMSISDIQLIEANEAFAAQAIAVTRDLNLNPAIVNVNGGAIALGHPVGASGTRILTTLIYEMKRRNSENGLATLCIGGGQGTALIIENI; encoded by the coding sequence ATGAAAAAAGAAATTGTTATAGTATCGGCAGCTCGTACTCCCATTGGTAATTTTAACGGCGCNTTATCGTCATTTTCNGCTATAGATTTGGGNGTAATTGCAGCAACAGAAGCCATCCGCCGTGCNGGGATTGACCCGAAAGAAATCAATGAAACCATTGTAGGAAATATTCTTTCCGCAGGATTAGGACAAAATCTTGCGCGCCAAATTAGTGTAAAATCAGGAGCGCCAATTACAACTCCGGCGATGACAATTAATATTCTTTGCGGTTCGGGATTACGAGCGGTTTCTTTAGCCGCGCAAATGATACAAACCGGAGATTCGGAAGTGGTTCTTGCCGGTGGTACTGAAAGTATGACCAATGCTCCATATTTGTTGATGCAAGGTAGAAACGGATATAAAATGGGGCACGGACAAATAATAGACAGTATGATAAAGGACGCATTGACAGACGTTTTTAATGATTACCATATGGGAATGACCGCCGAAAATATCGCCGAGAAATGGCAAATTTCACGCCGAGAGCAAGATGAATTTTCGGTTTTGAGCCAAAATAAATGTGAAGCGGCACAAGCTCAGGGAAAATTTAAAGATGAAATAATTCCTGTTTCCATTCCACAAAAAAAAGGAGAAGCTTTGATTTTTGATACNGATGAATTTCCAAGAAAAGGTGTGAAATTAGAACATTTGGAAAAGATAAAACCTGCTTTTAAAAAAGAAGGAACAGTAACAGCCGGAAATGCATCGGGAATTAATGATGGTGCTGCAATGCTTATTATAATGTCNGCTGATAAAGCTAAACAATTAGGATTGAAACCTCTTGCAAAAATAAAATCGCACGCCACTGTTGCGCTCGAGCCGGAAATTATGGGTTACGGACCTGTTCCTGCCACGCAGAAAGCGCTTAAGAATGCGGGAATGTCTATTTCTGATATTCAATTGATTGAAGCAAACGAAGCATTTGCCGCGCAAGCAATAGCCGTAACGCGCGATTTGAATCTCAATCCTGCAATAGTCAATGTAAATGGAGGTGCAATTGCGCTGGGACATCCCGTGGGAGCTTCGGGCACACGAATTCTAACAACGTTAATTTATGAAATGAAACGAAGAAATTCAGAAAACGGTTTGGCAACACTTTGCATCGGTGGTGGTCAAGGAACGGCTTTAATAATTGAAAATATTTAA